ttgcccagctgcacttgGAAATGTGTATGCCTGGAGTGTAAGTTTATTGTTTTATCTATTGAGTACATTTCAAATCCAGTGAATATAAGGAGGGGGGTTGTCTCGAACAGAGTAGTAGTAGCAGCCATGGCCAAATTCTATTCCAGTCCACATTTTTGTTCCTTTCACTGAACAGCTACAGTGATGAGCATTGAGTAATTACCTTACCACAGACTATGCACTTCAGAGCACTTTAGAGAGTACCCGCAGCCTGTGATGTTTTACATTGTCTTTTAGACTTTGTGAAATGGAATGtttaattgaaattgtatttatactgtattgttcAGGGCTAACGGGACCCAGCTAGTATTGTATCTGGGCTGCTCATACAACCAAACTGATGCAAATGACATACTCTACTTGTTATAATGAATCAAATATATATACCTTTTTTGTGGAACTTGTGCACCACCTTGTGTACATTAGAGACCAAAACCTGGGCAATGTATCTTACTTGTATGCACACCACTGAATGTGAATGAAAAAACGAAAGATAGCAACTTTGACtcaacattttgaaaacaaataataaggACAACCCTGATTTGtgggtgtattttttatttctgttttgaggATGCATCAGGTTACAGAGGCTGTGTGTCCAAATGTGTAATGCTGTGGGCTGTGTGATCTGGGTTTATTTAGGATTTGATTTAATTAGTCCTTTTTTATGAAGTGTTATGCTGTGTTGATGTTTTCCCAGTTGATTGTAATTGACCTTGCGGTGGCTCACCAATACATTAAATGATGTTGTAACATTTACAGATATAACAATTTTTTATAATGTACCTCCTTGCCTTACAGGGTACCGACAGTTTAGGCCGgatgtatcttttttttgtcCAGAGATGCcaattaaattttgttttattcccGTCAATAAATTCATTTGACATCACTTTCAGTAACAAAGGAGATTACCTTATTGTTAGACAAGCTTAgcccataaaaaataaaaaaaaatcctgtatccTACTCTTAATTCATGGCTGGGATCAGCAATTGTGAATGATGGCTTATTTACATTCAAGTCAGGAGTAACTACTTGCATTAACACTATATGATATATAGGATGCTACTGTGTGGCTTTATTTCTCAGTTTGAAAGTTTTGGTTTTTTGGACTAAATTCCAGTTACTATGTTACAGAGAAATGAATAGGTGAAGCAAATCTTTTATTTAAGGTTTGTACCAGAGTAGTTGTATTTTTGTTGAACACCGTGTaaattcagtaaataaaaaagcagtttaCCAGTTCTtctactatacagtatatttcatccAACATGAGTATTAGGTTTTCTGTAAATACATGAATGTAGACATGAAACcactgacacacatacagtaGGTATATAGACTTCAAGGAAACACTTTAATTATTGCAGTGTGTCTTACAAAAGAAtctcttatttctttatttcttaaacTATAAATGATGGGGTTTGCCATTGGGGTTATAAAGCAGTTGCATACAGCGAGTAAGGTACGTGTATCAGAGGATATATTTTCCATCTTTACAACGATGTAAACAAATCCAATGGAAAGAAAATATGTAAGAACAAGAATCAGATGTGAAGAACAAGTTGAAAAGGCCTTACGGCGACCTTCACCAGATGGTATTCTGAAAATGCTTACGATTATTCTAATGTAAGACGAAACAATTATCAACCATGGAATATAAACTATAATCATTGCAACTGCAAAGGCCAGATCGATTAGAAATGTTGTGTCTGTACAGGCCAGTTTAAGAACAGGTGGGTAATCACAAAACCAATAGATTAGTTTGTTTGGTCCACAATATGGCAACTGAGCAGCTAAAATCACTGATGTGAATGGCCCTAACAACCCTAAAATCCAGGCTATGGCTACAAGTATGACACACATTCTGTCTGTAATAATAGTACTATAATGCAGAGGCTTACATATAGCAATATACCGGTCATAGGCCATTACAGTCAGAAGAAAGCATTCAGTGCATTCAAAAGATAGAaagcaatacatttgtaaaaagcaacCCTCAAATGAAATCACATTGTCTTTCATCAAACACACTGCTAACATTTTGGGGATAACAGCTGTTGTAATCAATATGTCAACAAAAGACAAATtccaaagaaaataatacattggGGTGTGAAGTCTGTGGTCTACCAGTACCAAAACAATAATCACAAGGTTCCCTATCAAAGTTATAAGGTAGCCCAACAGAAGGGAGACGGAAAGTTCTGTATAGAACTCTTCAAGACTCCGTTCTCCACCAGCAATGACAAACTCTCTGACTGTAAAATTGCTCCTGTTAGAATCCGGCAACTGGAACATATCTGGAAGACAAAGTACAAAAACGTCATTGTATGTTTTGCTTCTTAAACATTATTACTTACCAAATTATCTTCTAATGTTACTGCGAAAAGAGCATAAATCTGGCATAAAACCATCACTGATATTACAATGAATTTAAGTAACATGCCAACTGCTTAcaatagtgtttaaaaaaaaaaagtggattctAAGTTTCAAAGTGGATTAACAAATGcaattcataaataataaaaaaaaaagacttgtctattatctatatatacttttttttttattaattcattttcatttatacTATTATGTGCTATATATTGAAGGTAATGACATAtacatattacatacagtattatcGTTTTTCTAATTAGCAATAATGATAAAGCTAAGCTTTAGATCTACCTGTAACTTACTTAGCAGGTTTTCTGGTGTTCCTGTACTGGTTGATCAAAATGGAACGAATGCTTGGCTATATTTCTGTGAGTTATAATATAGCCTCTGAGTTAAGATGTTGATTGGAATTTAAATTGAGcagcacagaaaaacaacacTTACATTTATTAGAGTCAAGGGTGCTCATTATCAAGGGGGCAAATTAAATCTCAATGTGTCTCCTTAGCTAAGATGTAAGAAGTACAATTAAAAGAACAACATGACAGTGCGGCCCAAGGCTGTGTCTTGTGATGGTGGATCATTAATGTggaatcaaaatacaataatacaagtgTGTTAAGACCCAGGTGGTTCTTTTTTTAAGGACTGGTTTAAAGTATAATGTACAGTAACTTGAATGTACTCTAAATAACTtttgaagaaaaacaataatgaaacataCAAACAAATGATAAAACCACACCACAATACACAAATCCAAATAGACTACCCAAGTGTAAATGACACAAAACTTTTAATACAATAAGTACACCGACTCCTGACTccaattcacaaaaacaaaaactaaacgactataatcattatataaaaaatgtattatgtattaaaatattttttaacccGGGGATTGGATGCTATGATTTTAAACTTATCCccatgtagcagggggagatctgtgctgactctactgtcgtgttcacagggctgcaggaagagggcggcagtcgtccaacaaccgcctgtgagtcatggcagtgacacggggaggtgggaaagtgggtgtgtggactttccccctctctgaatggctgagaggcgagtcttgggagattgttaaccctataaaataatgctccgctgtttcctcaggtctgcccacttagacgcgcgggtagcggcgactgggatatagctgtcaagtgcagcaccttttttctttgtagttttgttactgttttattttacctgcttctttgtgccttctgttttgaattattgtttcaaagcacctgcaaAGGCaccagtattgtgtaccatcgcttggtattcccgtggctctgtttaccatcgttggtaagcggaccacggacccacagcgccatctgcgggcggaaagaaaaagagcaccccgaaataaaactgggcacctgtgcggtgttgccaaatccacctgtctgtctcctgtgtcagtgaattacccaccacccttccacaacccATAATCTAATATTCTCAATAATTGAATATAATTATATTTCCTGACAATTACataagcagttttccagataCAGTCTATAtggaaatgtaaatgtgacatgcAGAAGAACGGATAGACATACATCTGTGTATTTCTTCAAAATCTGAAACTGTGAGTAAATGatgctaaataatgtttatatCAAGTCTTATGAGAATTGGATAAGCGGATCTCCATATATATGTAGCGATAGATGTGAAGCCTCCAATATGTTATGCCTCTGCAGGGTATTTCATCTGAGTCTATAATGGCAGAGCTTTTGAACTACAGCAAAGCTGATGCTAACCTGCAATATACCAATGTGAGCTACAGGAAGAGATACTTGAGTTCACAGGGGACAATTGTCTGGCACAGGCTTagcaaacaaaaatgtgaatttattttgttgcattgttCCAGCGATGAAAAAGGAGAAACAACGGGGAAGTTGATGCCTTTGGAACATACTGTAGAAGTTGAAATTATACAAGATTTCAATACCACATAGGTTCCCTCGTGAGGTACACATGGATTTGAGAGAAATAGTGGAGatgatttcttcttaaaaaggATTTAGAATAAAATAGAACACAGTTGAATAAATATGATAATAACTCACTCATAATGCTTTACATTTTCAGAATGCCCTAGCCCTTATCTAAAACAGAAAACCTTTTGGTCAATCGCAAATCTTTTGTACAGGGATCCCTTTATATATGTATCTGACACTGAATTCCACATATCGGATAAGTAAAGAAGAGTATATACAGCTATAGTCAAAGGTTTTGCATGACTTTTTCTCCTGTTGAGTTTTCTGAACTCTGCTGCTCAGTTCCTCCTAATGCATCTTTGCCTCCCGACTCCACTTCCTCAACCCTTGCTTCAGGTTGACCTTGTCTTCTTCCTCCTTGGTCAGCTGTTCTTTTGCTTCTTCAAGAGCACTGGACTTCTTTTGCAGTTCCTCTTTGACACCCATTTTCTACCTCAAGCAGCTTGCAGAGTTCCTTCACTTGGTTCACTGTTTCAGAACTCTGTCTCATCCATTTCTCCAGGTCCTGTTGAAGCTGCTGCGCTGCATTTGTACTTCTTGGAGGTCAGGCTTGGTATTGCTTAAACTGTCCTTCAAGTTGCCTTCTCTTCTGCTCCGAGTTCAGCAGCTTCTTCCTGATCTCCTTTAGGTTGCTCTCCAGTTGACAGCAATGcttatttttattctgaaacGTGGTGCTGAATTGATCCAACTGATCCTTGATTTCAGTTCGCTCCTGCCGCTTATCTTGCACTGCGTGCTGAACTCGCTACAGATGGTTCTGCAAATCTTCTCGCTGGACAGCTTTGGCAGCTTCCTGTTTCTCTATTGCTCTGAGTTCTTCTTTACTCTTCAGAACATCCATTTTCAAATTCTCAAAGCCCTCTTGTTGGAGTTTAAGCTGGTGCTTCAGACTCTCAGTCTCCCTTTCCAGAGTCCAGAACTTCTCTTCAGTTTCGTTGACTCTGTTCCCCATTTCAAAAGACTACCTCTAAGCTTGCTGACGTTGTACCACAagggttttctttttctgtgcttttctttCTTCACCTGCTGCAGCTCTGCTGTACACCGCTCATGTTCCTCACTTTTCTTTTGAAGCTGTATTTCCAGCATCCTTTGTCttgtatatgtatttacatatacatGTAGGTCAGCAGTTACAGTACCTCATCTATTTTTTCTCTCGTTTAGCATCTTGTCTCTCTCAGACTTGCTTCTGGTCTGTTTAGCAATAACACTAGTAAGCTTGCTTAACTGGATATCTTTCTCACCAACTTGTTTCTCCAATTCTGTCAACTTGCCTTGCAGTGTAGTTCTGTGTGAATTTGGTTGTGGCCTTTGTTTTCCACTCTGCCAATTTCTTCTCCCACTGCTTGGCCTGGTCAAGGGCAGTTGCCTTCTCCTGGGTGAGAACCTCTGTGCTTTTCTTTACCCCCTGCAGTTGGTTCCTGAG
The Polyodon spathula isolate WHYD16114869_AA chromosome 9, ASM1765450v1, whole genome shotgun sequence genome window above contains:
- the LOC121321201 gene encoding olfactory receptor 6N1-like encodes the protein MGVKEELQKKSSALEEAKEQLTKEEEDKVNLKQGLRKWNMFQLPDSNRSNFTVREFVIAGGERSLEEFYTELSVSLLLGYLITLIGNLVIIVLVLVDHRLHTPMYYFLWNLSFVDILITTAVIPKMLAVCLMKDNVISFEGCFLQMYCFLSFECTECFLLTVMAYDRYIAICKPLHYSTIITDRMCVILVAIAWILGLLGPFTSVILAAQLPYCGPNKLIYWFCDYPPVLKLACTDTTFLIDLAFAVAMIIVYIPWLIIVSSYIRIIVSIFRIPSGEGRRKAFSTCSSHLILVLTYFLSIGFVYIVVKMENISSDTRTLLAVCNCFITPMANPIIYSLRNKEIRDSFVRHTAIIKVFP